A single Flavobacterium sp. 1 DNA region contains:
- a CDS encoding LETM1-related biofilm-associated protein, protein MINPSASGWIDKFFTKQKLSEHHVSETEASFYQKLRSTGFIYGHIISIDAPFEIQTKDWFKEEISKLALLNALYGIFLLTNKEKEPSDFIEQANLFYKEMHPEGFSLFKKIVPKNSPSFTLEKIIDERVQTNDNIINKNFSHLVTNALLFIDVLAFRQYLIQGQIPEKYLKKIEETIVNIVILALKIKNNKSQYDDLLIKLFEASIRYSKFSKKENITLETLELAYFTAELEKKYLIDIAGMALWSDGVIENNESYFLHTLANSLFIEDDGFVAQSISNTDSFISKHRKEIPYFNYSNPVKHFYDQTTKSVITLISRNKLRLIKEIVQSKELMLLLAHSTHRDLDEKEKKKVKKQLLDVCKTIPSLTIFLLPGGSLLLPLLIKFIPKLLPSAFNENLDNDE, encoded by the coding sequence ATGATTAACCCTTCGGCATCAGGTTGGATAGATAAATTCTTTACAAAACAAAAGTTATCAGAACACCATGTCTCTGAAACCGAAGCCAGCTTTTATCAAAAATTAAGAAGTACCGGTTTTATCTACGGCCATATCATTTCGATTGACGCACCTTTTGAAATACAGACTAAAGACTGGTTCAAGGAAGAAATTTCAAAACTAGCTTTACTGAATGCTTTATATGGTATTTTTTTATTAACAAATAAGGAAAAAGAGCCGTCGGATTTTATTGAGCAGGCCAATCTTTTTTACAAGGAAATGCATCCGGAAGGATTTAGCTTATTCAAAAAAATTGTCCCAAAAAATTCGCCATCATTTACTTTAGAAAAAATAATTGATGAGCGAGTACAGACGAATGACAATATAATAAACAAAAATTTTTCGCATTTAGTTACCAATGCACTGTTGTTTATAGATGTTTTGGCTTTTCGCCAATATTTGATACAGGGACAAATTCCAGAGAAATACCTTAAAAAAATTGAAGAAACGATTGTAAACATCGTTATTCTGGCTTTGAAAATAAAAAATAACAAATCACAATACGATGATTTATTGATTAAATTATTTGAAGCCTCAATTCGATACAGCAAATTTTCTAAAAAAGAGAATATCACCTTAGAAACGCTGGAATTAGCTTATTTTACTGCCGAGCTGGAAAAAAAATACTTAATTGATATCGCAGGAATGGCTTTATGGAGCGATGGTGTTATAGAAAATAATGAATCTTACTTTTTACACACATTGGCAAATTCATTATTTATTGAAGACGATGGTTTTGTAGCACAGAGCATCAGCAATACAGACAGTTTCATAAGCAAGCATAGAAAAGAAATTCCTTATTTTAATTATTCGAATCCAGTAAAGCATTTTTATGATCAAACGACAAAGAGTGTCATTACACTGATCTCACGCAATAAATTGAGATTAATTAAGGAAATAGTTCAAAGTAAAGAATTGATGTTGCTTTTGGCTCATTCGACCCACAGGGATTTAGATGAAAAAGAAAAGAAAAAAGTAAAAAAACAATTATTGGATGTTTGCAAAACGATACCTTCACTAACCATCTTTTTACTCCCAGGAGGAAGCTTATTATTACCTCTCCTGATTAAGTTTATCCCAAAACTTTTACCTTCGGCATTTAATGAAAATTTAGATAATGATGAATAA
- the can gene encoding carbonate dehydratase, whose protein sequence is MSDFYKKILDNNKKWVEEQLNLDPEYFKDLAMGQKPPLLWIGCSDSRVPANEIIGAKPGEVFVHRNIANMVIHSDMNMLSVLDYAVNVLKVKHVIVCGHYGCGGVKAAMGNASIGIIDNWIRHIKDVYRLHDKYLNAIQDDNERFNAFVEINVKEQVFDLAKTSILQSAWKNGQEVTIHGWVYGLNSGFVTDLGVNFSSDQDLDEVYQLNFKKD, encoded by the coding sequence ATGAGTGATTTTTATAAAAAAATATTAGACAATAATAAAAAATGGGTTGAAGAACAATTGAATTTAGATCCAGAATATTTTAAAGATTTAGCCATGGGGCAAAAACCGCCATTGTTGTGGATCGGATGTTCTGATAGCCGTGTTCCTGCAAATGAAATAATCGGAGCTAAGCCAGGGGAAGTTTTTGTTCACAGAAACATTGCTAATATGGTTATTCACTCGGATATGAACATGTTAAGCGTACTGGATTATGCAGTAAATGTTTTAAAAGTGAAACATGTTATTGTTTGTGGTCATTATGGATGCGGAGGCGTTAAAGCCGCCATGGGTAATGCTTCAATAGGAATTATTGATAACTGGATCCGCCATATCAAAGATGTTTATCGTCTGCATGATAAATATTTAAATGCTATACAAGATGATAATGAGCGTTTTAATGCTTTTGTAGAAATCAATGTTAAAGAGCAAGTATTTGATTTAGCCAAGACATCCATTTTGCAGTCTGCTTGGAAAAACGGACAAGAAGTTACTATTCACGGATGGGTTTATGGATTAAATTCAGGTTTTGTAACCGATTTGGGAGTAAACTTCAGTTCAGATCAAGATTTGGACGAAGTGTATCAGCTTAATTTCAAAAAGGATTAG